From the Oceanidesulfovibrio indonesiensis genome, the window GTGGAAGACGTGAACGCCGGCGAGAGCCTGGCCAGGAAAATTCTGGACATGATACGCCAGCCCTTCGCCTTTGGGGAACAGGAGCTCGTGACCACGTCGTCCATCGGCATAGCCACCAGCGACATAGGCTACACCAGGCCGGAGGACGTGCTTCGCGATGCCGAAACAGCCCTGCACCGCGCAAAGCTTCGCGGAAAGGCGCGGTACGAGGTCTTCGATTTCGAAATGCACCTCAAGGCGCGCAGGCTCATGCAGCTGGTAACGGACATGCGCCAGGCGATAAAACGCCAGGAGTTCGTCCTGCACTATCAGCCCATCGTCTCGCTGCAGACAGGCCGGGTGGAGGGCGTGGAAGCGCTCATTCGCTGGCAGCATCCTGGGCACGGCCTCGTTTCGCCTGGGGAGTTCATCCCGGTGGCGGAGGAGTCCGGGCTCATCATTCCCATAGGCCAGTGGGCGCTGGAAGAAGCCTGCCGGGCCATGGCCCGCTTCTCCGAGCGGTTCGGCGAGGAGCTCATGCTGTCTGTGAACATCTCGGGCAAACAGTTCGCCCAGGAGGACCTGTTCGACCACGTCAAACGGGCCCTGGTCCTTTCCGGCATGAAGCCGAGGAACCTGAAGCTGGAGATCACCGAGAGCGTGGTCATGGAAAACGCGCAGCACGCCATCGAACTGCTCAAGCGGCTCAAGTCCCTGGAATTGCAGGTCTCCATCGACGATTTCGGCACCGGCTACTCCTCGCTCTCCTACCTGCAGCGATTCCCGGTGGACATGCTCAAGATCGACCGTTCGTTCGTCTCCATGATGGATGTGGGCTCGGAAAACATGGAGATCGCGCGGACCATCGTGGCGCTTGCGCACAGCCTGTCGCTGGAGGTCGTAGCCGAAGGAGTGGAGACCGTCGAGCAACAAGAAATGCTCCGCGCACTGGGCTGCCAGTTCGCGCAGGGGTTCTACTACGCCAGGCCGCTGCCCGAATCAGTGCTCATGGACGAGGGCGTCCTGGCCAGTACCTGGCCCATGGGCTCCTGAGCCCGCATCGTCCTTCAAACCAAGGTCCGTGCAGCCCGGGACGAGCGGCTGCGGTCCGCTTTCTTACGAGCGGCTCACACCCGCCGAATCGAAGGTCGCCATCTCCTGGAAGACAGCCCCCGCGGCACGGTAAAGCGGCAGAGCGAGGGCCGCGCCAGTGCCTTCTCCCAAACGCATGCCCAGGTCCAGCAGCGGAGCCAGGCCCAATGATTCAACCGCACCGCGATGTCCGGGTTCGGCCGAGGCGTGCGAAACCATGACGAAGAAGCGTACGTCCGGGGCGATGCGCGCGGCGGCGCAGAGCGCAGCTGTGGAGATAAAGCCGTCCACCACCACGATCATGCCTTCGGCGGCGCCGCCGATGATGAGGCCGGCCAGGGCTGCGATCTCGTAGCCGCCGAGCGCGGCGAGGATGTCCACCGGGTCCTGCGCGGAAACCACGTCCGCATGCTCTGCCAGAGCCTTCTGAATGACCTGTGCCTTGCGGGAGACGCCCTCGGCGTTGAGCCCGGCGCCGGGACCGGTCATCCGCACCGGGTCCAGCCCGTGATAGGCGCAGTACAGGGCGGTGGATGGCGTGGTGTTGCCTATGCCCATCTCGCCGGTCATCAGAGTGCGCACGCCGTCTGCAGCGGACTCGCGGGCCAGGGACACCCCCAGGTCGAGGGCAGCCTCGCACTGCTCGCGTGACATGGCCGGGCCGTCGAGGAAATTTGCAGTTCCTTCGGCCACCTTGCGCTGGACGAGGTGCTCGTGTTCGGGGAACGGTCCGCCCAGGCAGCCGGCGTCCACAACCCTGTGCTGCGCGCCCACGCTGTTCGCGATGGCGTTCACGGCCGCGCCGCCTGACAGGAAGTTGAGAACCATCTGCCGGGTGACGTCCTGGGGAAAGGGGCTGACGCCCGGACCATCCGGTCCGGCCACGCCGTGGTCTCCCGCGATGGTATAGATGCGGGCCGGGTCAACATCCAGAGGTGTTTTCCCGCCGCGGACAGCATAGAGCTGGGCGGCCAGGTCCTCGAGCCGACCAAGGCTTCCCGGAGGTTTGGTCAGGTTGTCGAGGTGGCGTCGCGCTGCCTCGTAGAGAGCTGATTCCGGGGGGCGGATTGCTGTGGCGGCACTGCGGTACAGCGGTTTTGAGGACTCCATGGGGGACCGGGCTCCTTCGTGTCTGCCCGGCCCGCACGCGCTGGTATCGCCGTATGAAAGGCAGGCGGCTATTGCTGCTCGTTCACTTTTTCGAGCGCGCTCATGAGCTCGCCGAGGTCGGGCCGGGAATTGATATCGTGGACGTCGATGTACCGGATGACCCCCTGCTTGTCGACCACGAACAGGGCGCGCTCGGCCACGCCGGTGGAGCGCAGCACACCAAACTTCCGGGCCACCTCGCCGTGCGGCCAGAAATCGGAAAGCACCGGGAACCACAGGTTGTCCATGGCGCTGGTCCACACGTACAGCGAGGGCAGATTGTCCGTGGAGATGCCAAGCAGGATGGCGTCGTGCTTTCTGAAGAGCGGCTCGGCAAGGCAATAACCGGGCCATTGGTCCGAGCAGACCGGGGTGAAGGCGGCCGGCACGAAGGAGATCACCACGTTTTTCTTGCCGCGGTAGTCGCTCAGGGTGACGTCCTCACCCTGGATGGATGGAAGCGTAAAGTCCGGGGCCATGTCGCCCACGGAAACATTGAGCTCGGAATCAATCGGCGGCGCGTCGCCTTCCTGGTACGCACGCGTGACATCCGCGGGAGTGGCGTTGTCGGCAAGTACAGGCGCGGCGGTGAAACAAACGAGTGCGGCAAGAAGAGACAGAGCAGATATGATACGGATGAAATGACGCATAAGGCCTCCTGGAACATGTGCGGATAGGAAACGTATAATTCAGTATTCCCCATATATTGTGTTTGTGCAAGAGGGGACAACATTTTGCAGGGGTCAGCCATGGCCCTGACAACGTTGTCGGAATGCTGGGTTGGAATCAGGAGCGGCTCTGCACGAGCTGTTGGCGCAGCGCAATCAGGCGGTGCAAGGCGTCGCATGCAAAGAAAAACTCATCCGAATCCTGCTCCCAGGCGCATTCGGTGAAGCAATGCCGATAGGCTTCCGAATCCACCCGGCGAGGCCGCACCGTCAACGGCGTCTCCGCGACACGCAATTACGAGGCTCCCGAAGGGGGGATTTGCTTGACGACCCGCCCCTTCTCCTGAAACTATGACCATGCTGGGCAATCTGCTTCCACCATCCCGTCCACACGAAGAGGAGATACAGATGAGCATGTTCGTTGAAACCGTGAAATCCGAAGGGCTGGCGCATTTGTCCTATATCGTCGGCCACGGCGGACAGGCCGTGGTCATCGATCCGAGGCGCGATTGCGAGGTCTACCTCGACATCGCCGAAAAGCACGGCGCAGCCATCCAGTACGTCTTCGAGACCCATCGCAACGAGGACTACGTAATAGGTTCCCAGGAGCTCTCGCGGCTGACGGGCGCATCCATCCACCACGGCGCAGCCACGGAGTTCGCTTACGGCAACGCGGTCAAGGAAGGGGACGTCTTCCGTGTCGGCGCACTCGAGTTCAAGGTGCTGGAGACTCCGGGCCACACCTACGATTCCATCTCTCTGGTGATGCGGGACACGAATGCAGGTGATTCACCCCTGGCCGTGTTCACAGGCGACGCCCTCTTCATCGGCGACGTGGGCCGAACGGACTTTTTCCCGGACAGGAAGGAGGAGGTCGCCGGCCTGCTCTACGATTCCATATTCGAAAAACTCCTGCCTTTGGGCGACCAGGCCATCCTATACCCGGCGCACGGCGCCGGCTCGGTCTGCGGCAAGGGCATGGCCCCGCGCGACTTTTCCACCATCGGCCACGAGCGCAAGCACAACC encodes:
- the cobT gene encoding nicotinate-nucleotide--dimethylbenzimidazole phosphoribosyltransferase yields the protein MESSKPLYRSAATAIRPPESALYEAARRHLDNLTKPPGSLGRLEDLAAQLYAVRGGKTPLDVDPARIYTIAGDHGVAGPDGPGVSPFPQDVTRQMVLNFLSGGAAVNAIANSVGAQHRVVDAGCLGGPFPEHEHLVQRKVAEGTANFLDGPAMSREQCEAALDLGVSLARESAADGVRTLMTGEMGIGNTTPSTALYCAYHGLDPVRMTGPGAGLNAEGVSRKAQVIQKALAEHADVVSAQDPVDILAALGGYEIAALAGLIIGGAAEGMIVVVDGFISTAALCAAARIAPDVRFFVMVSHASAEPGHRGAVESLGLAPLLDLGMRLGEGTGAALALPLYRAAGAVFQEMATFDSAGVSRS
- a CDS encoding peroxiredoxin, with amino-acid sequence MRHFIRIISALSLLAALVCFTAAPVLADNATPADVTRAYQEGDAPPIDSELNVSVGDMAPDFTLPSIQGEDVTLSDYRGKKNVVISFVPAAFTPVCSDQWPGYCLAEPLFRKHDAILLGISTDNLPSLYVWTSAMDNLWFPVLSDFWPHGEVARKFGVLRSTGVAERALFVVDKQGVIRYIDVHDINSRPDLGELMSALEKVNEQQ